The sequence ttcaaatgcctatatatatttaataaacatCAGTCGATATATCCCCTTAGATTAACTTATGTATATATTTCGTCAAATATCAGTTATAACAAGCATACTGAGATAGGGCTgcttttaaatatagaaaaattaactaaaatatttacaaaatataacaaaattttagaattatcaatgatagatactgatagacactgatagactatcagtgtctatcagtgacattgatagacacggataggagtctatcagtgtctatcaacgtttatcattgatagttctaaaattttgctatcttataaatattttcaacagttttatcatttgaaataattttcctactGAGATAAGGTATTAATAAACATGAGTTGGTAAGTTTTTCCATGTTGTCTATATCTACTTCAGGAAAAAAGTTTTTGTCTATGCAGTTTATTATCAGTAAACATTAGTTTATACAGTTTATTATCAACAAACACCACTACATAGTCTACTAGTTGTATAAGGCAAATATAGATCAGTCGTTATGTTCCACAGTGTACCTTTTTCAGTAAACACCAGATGAATAGAATCAATAAACACCTTTTGTCTAAGCAGTTTATTATCAATAAACACTAGTACATAGTCTACTAGTCGTATATGGCAAATATAGATAAGTCCTTCTATTCCACAATGTACCTTTGTCAATAAACACCACTACGTAGTTTTTGTTtatagtagtaataataattatgTGGATTCACACCATCTTTTTTTTACTAACTTTCCATCATTTACCCTTTCTCTCCATATACATACCGACACCGATATCCATATTAGTATCAGTATCGATAATCCGCATCAAGATTGATAATCACTAATCAGTATCTATTAGTATTAGAATTAATAATTTGTATCAATGATCTATATTGATATCCATAATTAAAAagttagtgttttttttttggcttttatccattattTTTTGTTAGGGCATATTTATGAGAACAATAATCAAGttagtatttttgtttttatgaaTGATCTTTGGCCCTTTTTTGACCCATTTGCATAAAgaattttgagaaatatttaGGTGCATCTCGGACATCATTTGTCTTTGTGCATCCCACTAAATTGTCCAATCATAACTTGTCATGtgacaaatttagtttttaacttttttaaaaatattttaatatttctttgATGTGAGTAGTGAGTATGGATGCATAAAACTAGGTGATGTCTAGAATGCACCCAAATATTACctaagaattttatttttagattagtttgttataaaaatgtacttcaaaaataaattaaataatataatcttATTAAATCAAACAATGTAggttttgtttgaaaattgttattgttctaatttatttatatgaagATTATGTGTTTTCTTctctaaaaagaaattttatgttattgtaaattgaaatttgaattgctcttttattttttttttaaattatgcattttttattttaatttaagtgttaatttcttataaaaatttgaataagtaaataaaaatgatagttagtatttgaattttaataacaTATTATTTACTTGacacattttatttaattaaaaatataaaaatgggCATTCTAGTAATCATCTATATTTCATTACATTTTCCTATGGAATTAAATCAGTAAACATGGTCCCACCTCGTTCTGATAGACTGTTAAATTATGTTAATTGAATTGGGctgattttcttttcaaattgtaCCTATAAATCAAGATCGAGTATGTATAAGAAATCCTACGTCTTTTATTCATTCTTTCACAATCTTCTTTTCTCTAAATTCATAAACGTTTCGTTCCATGAACCAAAACTAAATACCTTTACAATCAAATATACAATACACTTCTTTTCTGCCTGTTGATTCGAGACCCCAGATACAATCGATCTCAATAACAATCCCCTCAAATCCGAATTCAGGAGTCGTATCTGCAACGAGAACAGCAATAACTGTAACAGAATAACCAAGCTAAATATTTCGGCCTATCTGCTCACTTTCACCATGTCCTGATGAAGAAATGACCATTTTAAAGAGTTAACTGAAAGCTATTCATGTTGTGGTGTAGTTAATTGATGAATCTGTATGGTATATCTCTAGCATCTTTCATCTCCAAACCAgttgtttttttcctttggtCCAGTTGGTCCTTCTTCACCATAGAGCTCGGTTGGGAATAGAGCGAGTAGATCTTCCAAGGAAAATTGGACAAATGGAGGAAGGAGATCGATTAGTTTTTCGATCTCTGATCTGGAATTATACACAACGGTTGGACCCCACTCTCTCATGTACTGTAACCAATCTGGTTCAGCAATGAAGCCATCGCCAAGATATTCAGCAGCAATGATTTCGTATTTAACGCTTGAATCAACGAAAAACTTACTCCGAGCTGCATCATTCCTCACTCCAATTCCAGCTACTGACCCCTGAAGATAGCTCCCAGGATGTGGGAAGCTAGCATGACCGTGTTTCGATGAATACACGATTGGCTTATTGCCTTGAATGAATTCCAAGTCAGAAGCATCGACCCATTTCCCACCGCTATGCTCCGAGAAGTACACTTGCCATAGCTCCCCAGAAAAGTTGCAAATTCGAAGTGTGAAGTGTTCCCAATCACTAACATGCTCCCCAATCTTTTTCAATTTGATATTCAGAAAACTAACTTTGATGGCTGCTGGTCCATTAAAAGGGCAGAAAACCCACATCACAATATCAGTAAAAGTTCCTCCTAGTGCTGGTTTAACATGAACATAGAGTCTGGCTGTTTCAATGTTCCCGCTCTTCAAAGTTTCTCTTGCATTATCGTTCGTTGGCAGATCGATCCAATACTCACCATCATTTTCCCCTCCACGAGGCAGATTGGAGCCTCTCATGTCAATAGGCTCACCCTTCGTATCACCATTTCGATACAAAAGAGCACCGTTTTTGAAAAACCACGGCACGGATGATGGGAAATATGCCTCATCGGGATGAAAGAAGACGGTTGGCCCGTAATGTCCAATAAGTGCCTGAACCTGGTTCAGATTTGGCATTCCTTCTAATGTGGAATTGAGATTCTTCAGACAGGAAATATTCAGATACTCTTTCAATGAAGTGCAGCAAAAGAATGTGCCCACAGAAACACCACTCTGGT comes from Benincasa hispida cultivar B227 chromosome 2, ASM972705v1, whole genome shotgun sequence and encodes:
- the LOC120071225 gene encoding uncharacterized protein LOC120071225, with protein sequence MFGWECWCWNGVVDPLDFCLSEPQPFTLPSTLPKWPPGKGFSTGRISLGEIEVSKITKFKKVWRISQGAIFYRPRAIPDGFFCLGHYCQPSDQPLRGYVLVARDTSEVDHVDNSVSESPALKRPVNYTLIWSSGLHGVDSGFIWLPNAPEGYRAMGFFVTDKPEEPAPDDIRCVRADLTERCETSDLIVSIKSKSQSFQVWETRPFERGMYQSGVSVGTFFCCTSLKEYLNISCLKNLNSTLEGMPNLNQVQALIGHYGPTVFFHPDEAYFPSSVPWFFKNGALLYRNGDTKGEPIDMRGSNLPRGGENDGEYWIDLPTNDNARETLKSGNIETARLYVHVKPALGGTFTDIVMWVFCPFNGPAAIKVSFLNIKLKKIGEHVSDWEHFTLRICNFSGELWQVYFSEHSGGKWVDASDLEFIQGNKPIVYSSKHGHASFPHPGSYLQGSVAGIGVRNDAARSKFFVDSSVKYEIIAAEYLGDGFIAEPDWLQYMREWGPTVVYNSRSEIEKLIDLLPPFVQFSLEDLLALFPTELYGEEGPTGPKEKNNWFGDERC